The Streptomyces sp. Mut1 genome window below encodes:
- a CDS encoding response regulator, with protein MNDDPAQPPSSTPPTGSASPVRVFILDDHEVVRRGVRDLLEADDGIRVVGEASDAREALARVPAVAPQVAVLDVRLGDDRDGDHAGIEVCRELRARMPQLACLMLTSFDDDEALFDAIMAGAAGYVLKQINGAGLVAAVHTVASGTSMLDPRTTARVMARLRGPQQPPAAEASELDRLTPRERQILDLIGEGLTNREIAERLFLAEKTVKNRISAILAKLGVGRRIQAAMLAGRIRERQARPPAPGR; from the coding sequence GTGAACGACGATCCCGCCCAGCCCCCGAGCAGTACGCCCCCGACCGGATCCGCCTCCCCGGTACGCGTCTTCATCCTCGACGACCACGAGGTCGTACGGCGCGGTGTACGCGATCTGCTGGAGGCCGACGACGGCATCCGGGTCGTCGGCGAGGCCTCCGACGCCCGGGAGGCGCTGGCCCGCGTACCGGCGGTCGCGCCCCAGGTCGCCGTGCTGGACGTACGGCTCGGCGACGACCGGGACGGGGACCACGCCGGCATCGAGGTGTGCAGGGAACTGCGGGCCCGGATGCCCCAGCTCGCCTGTCTGATGCTGACGTCGTTCGACGACGACGAGGCACTGTTCGACGCCATCATGGCCGGGGCGGCCGGTTATGTGCTGAAGCAGATCAACGGGGCCGGTCTGGTCGCCGCCGTGCACACCGTGGCGTCCGGCACCTCCATGCTGGACCCGCGGACGACCGCCCGCGTGATGGCCCGGCTGCGGGGACCCCAGCAGCCGCCCGCCGCCGAGGCGTCGGAGCTGGATCGGCTCACCCCCCGGGAGCGGCAGATCCTGGACCTCATCGGTGAGGGGCTCACCAACCGGGAGATCGCCGAGCGCCTCTTCCTCGCCGAGAAGACGGTCAAGAACCGCATCTCCGCGATCCTCGCCAAACTGGGCGTCGGCCGCCGCATCCAGGCCGCGATGCTCGCCGGCCGCATCCGGGAACGCCAGGCGCGACCGCCGGCCCCCGGGCGCTGA
- a CDS encoding globin domain-containing protein — protein sequence MNTPSEDYHALLARHDAMRLRRRILLPEGSSGGRTAAPKTYDGTADQLLVEEFLPLVGPLDELIADLYRALFDRHPYLRSLFPESMAFQQAHLAVAFRYLIGNLHRTDAVAERFTQLGRDHRKLGVRPAHFAAFEGALVEALRVRAGVRWNGALEDAWLRMLRLAVSSMVRGENDAIAEPPSWEATVTAHELRAPGLAVLRVRPKQPYPFRAGQYASLETPLLEQAWRPYYLARAPHQDGELEFHVRARRAGGVSDALAHGTRAGDTLRLGAPAAC from the coding sequence ATGAACACCCCGAGCGAGGACTATCACGCACTGCTCGCGCGGCACGACGCGATGCGGCTGCGACGACGCATTCTGCTGCCGGAGGGAAGTTCCGGCGGGCGTACCGCCGCCCCGAAGACGTACGACGGGACGGCCGACCAGTTGCTCGTCGAGGAGTTCCTGCCTCTGGTGGGCCCGTTGGATGAGCTGATCGCGGACCTGTACCGGGCGCTGTTCGACCGGCATCCGTATCTGCGGTCGCTGTTCCCGGAGTCGATGGCGTTCCAGCAGGCCCATCTGGCCGTCGCCTTCCGGTATCTGATCGGCAATCTGCACCGTACGGACGCGGTGGCCGAACGCTTCACGCAGCTGGGCCGCGACCACCGCAAGCTCGGTGTGCGCCCGGCGCACTTCGCCGCGTTCGAAGGGGCGCTCGTCGAGGCGCTGCGGGTGCGTGCGGGGGTCCGGTGGAACGGTGCGCTGGAGGACGCCTGGCTGCGGATGCTGCGGCTGGCGGTGTCCTCGATGGTCCGGGGCGAGAACGACGCGATCGCCGAACCCCCCAGCTGGGAGGCGACGGTGACGGCGCACGAGCTGCGCGCGCCCGGCCTCGCGGTCCTGCGGGTGCGGCCGAAGCAGCCCTATCCCTTCCGGGCGGGACAGTACGCCTCGCTGGAGACACCGCTGCTGGAGCAGGCCTGGCGTCCGTACTATCTGGCGCGCGCCCCGCACCAGGACGGCGAACTCGAATTCCATGTACGGGCCCGGCGGGCCGGCGGGGTGAGCGACGCGCTGGCGCACGGGACGCGGGCGGGCGACACACTCCGGCTCGGTGCCCCCGCGGCCTGCTGA
- a CDS encoding pyridoxamine 5'-phosphate oxidase family protein, with protein sequence MSHTRHQSSRTSARAPEPGPPPVPGSGAPRRTVELTAGQALTLLGGAPLGRIVFTRRALPAIRPVNHLLDGGRIVIRTHHESDLFRQVRRHGDAGVVVAYQADDIDPLTHLGWSVVATGYCHPVTEPEALLRYRRLLRPWPDRPVEAAVRISPDLVSGVRLTG encoded by the coding sequence ATGAGCCACACACGGCATCAGTCGTCCCGGACGTCCGCGCGGGCGCCGGAGCCCGGCCCCCCTCCGGTGCCGGGCTCCGGCGCGCCCCGGCGCACGGTCGAGCTGACGGCCGGTCAGGCGCTGACGCTGCTCGGCGGTGCGCCCCTCGGGCGGATCGTCTTCACCCGGCGGGCGCTGCCCGCGATCCGCCCGGTGAACCACCTGCTGGACGGCGGCCGGATCGTCATCCGGACGCACCACGAATCGGACCTCTTCCGCCAGGTCCGCCGGCACGGCGACGCGGGGGTCGTCGTCGCCTACCAGGCCGACGACATCGATCCGCTGACCCATCTGGGCTGGAGCGTCGTCGCCACGGGGTACTGCCACCCCGTCACCGAACCGGAGGCCCTGCTGCGGTACCGGCGGCTGCTCAGACCCTGGCCGGACCGGCCGGTGGAGGCCGCGGTACGCATCAGCCCCGACCTGGTCAGCGGGGTCCGGCTGACCGGCTGA
- a CDS encoding lysoplasmalogenase translates to MSGGPAPERRERYARPLLIAFLIACAADLVGVLTGPDALHLAAKPLLMPLLAGYAVARGGPRLLTAALLCGWAGDVFLLADSDPAFLVGMAGFAAGHVCYLVLFGRARGALPPAIGYAVVLIVFVALLWDGLPGGLRVPMAGYSLLLTAMAYRAGVLGRYAATGGALFLLSDALIATGVADWPQLPGHGFWVMLTYVAAQFLLTLGALAPGRGGGRPPRATEPPPVSRSAGPR, encoded by the coding sequence ATGAGCGGCGGCCCCGCGCCCGAGCGGCGCGAACGGTACGCACGGCCCCTGCTCATCGCCTTCCTCATCGCCTGCGCCGCCGACCTCGTCGGCGTACTCACCGGTCCCGACGCCCTCCACCTGGCCGCCAAGCCGCTCCTGATGCCGCTGCTCGCCGGGTACGCCGTCGCGCGGGGCGGACCCCGGCTCCTGACCGCCGCGCTGCTGTGCGGCTGGGCCGGTGACGTGTTCCTGCTCGCCGACTCCGATCCCGCCTTCCTCGTCGGGATGGCCGGATTCGCCGCCGGGCACGTCTGCTACCTGGTGCTGTTCGGGCGGGCGCGCGGGGCGCTGCCGCCGGCGATCGGGTACGCCGTCGTACTGATCGTCTTCGTGGCCCTGCTCTGGGACGGGCTGCCGGGCGGGCTGCGGGTGCCGATGGCGGGCTACAGCCTGCTGCTGACCGCCATGGCCTACCGCGCCGGCGTCCTCGGCCGCTACGCGGCGACCGGCGGGGCCCTCTTCCTGCTCTCCGACGCGCTGATCGCGACCGGTGTCGCGGACTGGCCGCAGCTGCCGGGCCACGGCTTCTGGGTGATGCTCACCTATGTGGCCGCGCAGTTCCTGCTGACCCTGGGCGCGCTCGCCCCGGGGCGCGGGGGCGGCCGGCCGCCGCGGGCCACGGAGCCGCCTCCGGTCAGCCGGTCAGCCGGACCCCGCTGA
- a CDS encoding sterol desaturase family protein: MPTNLPDVVLWSIPAFVLLTVLEMALHHFHPDEEAAGYEAKDAATSITMGLGSLVFDLMWKVPIVAVYTAVYELTPLRVPVLWWTVLLMLLAQDFFYYWSHRGHHVIRILWACHVVHHSSRKFNLSTALRQPWTSLTSWPFYLPLIACGVHPAALAFCSSANLVYQFWVHTERVGKLPRPFEYVLNTPSHHRVHHASQGGYLDRNFGGILIVWDRWFGSFASETVRPVYGLTKNIETYNPLRVATHEYAAIARDVRAAGSWGERAGRVFRGPGWQPAGARTVPASAAPVAAPAPERTG, encoded by the coding sequence ATGCCGACGAACCTGCCCGACGTAGTGCTCTGGTCCATACCGGCCTTCGTGCTGCTCACCGTCCTGGAAATGGCGCTGCACCACTTCCACCCGGACGAGGAGGCCGCCGGGTACGAGGCGAAGGACGCCGCCACCAGCATCACGATGGGGCTGGGCAGCCTGGTCTTCGACCTGATGTGGAAAGTGCCCATCGTCGCCGTCTACACCGCCGTGTACGAGCTGACGCCGCTGCGCGTCCCGGTCCTGTGGTGGACCGTCCTGCTGATGCTGCTCGCGCAGGACTTCTTCTACTACTGGTCCCACCGCGGCCACCACGTCATCCGCATCCTGTGGGCGTGCCACGTGGTCCACCACTCCAGCCGGAAGTTCAACCTCTCCACCGCGCTGCGCCAGCCCTGGACCTCGCTGACCTCCTGGCCGTTCTACCTGCCGCTCATCGCGTGCGGGGTGCACCCGGCGGCGCTCGCGTTCTGCTCGTCGGCCAATCTCGTCTACCAGTTCTGGGTGCACACCGAGCGCGTCGGGAAACTGCCCCGGCCCTTCGAGTACGTGCTGAACACGCCGTCCCACCACCGGGTGCACCACGCCTCGCAGGGCGGCTACCTCGACCGCAACTTCGGCGGCATCCTCATCGTGTGGGACCGGTGGTTCGGTTCGTTCGCCTCGGAGACGGTCCGGCCGGTGTACGGGCTCACCAAGAACATCGAGACGTACAACCCGCTGCGAGTCGCCACCCACGAGTACGCCGCCATCGCCCGTGACGTGCGCGCGGCGGGCAGCTGGGGCGAGCGGGCCGGGCGGGTCTTCCGCGGACCGGGCTGGCAGCCGGCCGGAGCGCGTACCGTGCCCGCGTCCGCCGCACCCGTCGCCGCTCCGGCCCCGGAGCGCACCGGATGA
- a CDS encoding VIT1/CCC1 transporter family protein: protein MTRTPAHDEPHGTGLGARLNWLRAAVLGANDGVVSTAGLVVGVAGATDDRGALLTAGLAGLLAGSLSMAAGEYVSVSTQRDSEKAALATEKRELQETPEEELAELTGLLEGKGLSREVAREAAVQLTERDALRAHAEVELGIDPDDLTNPWHAAGASFLAFTVGALLPLLAIVLPPSSLRVPVTVLSVLAVLAVTGWWSARLGEAAAGPAVLRNMGGGAVAMAVTYVAGHLLGAAGV, encoded by the coding sequence ATGACGCGAACCCCGGCGCACGACGAACCCCACGGGACCGGTCTGGGGGCCCGGCTGAACTGGCTGCGGGCCGCCGTGCTCGGGGCGAACGACGGTGTGGTCTCCACCGCCGGGCTCGTCGTGGGCGTCGCCGGCGCCACCGACGACCGGGGCGCCCTGCTCACGGCGGGGCTGGCCGGGCTGCTGGCCGGGTCCCTGTCGATGGCGGCGGGCGAATACGTGTCGGTCTCCACCCAGCGCGACTCGGAGAAGGCGGCGCTGGCGACCGAGAAGCGTGAGCTCCAGGAGACACCGGAGGAGGAACTCGCCGAGCTGACAGGGCTGTTGGAGGGCAAGGGGCTCAGCCGTGAGGTCGCCCGCGAGGCCGCGGTCCAGCTCACCGAGCGCGACGCGCTGCGCGCCCACGCGGAGGTCGAGCTGGGCATCGACCCGGACGACCTCACCAACCCGTGGCACGCGGCGGGCGCCAGTTTCCTCGCCTTCACGGTGGGGGCACTGCTGCCCCTGCTGGCCATCGTGCTGCCGCCCTCCTCCCTGCGGGTGCCGGTGACCGTGCTGTCGGTCCTCGCGGTGCTGGCCGTGACCGGCTGGTGGAGCGCCCGGCTGGGCGAGGCGGCGGCAGGGCCCGCGGTGCTGCGGAACATGGGCGGGGGAGCGGTGGCCATGGCCGTGACGTACGTGGCGGGGCACCTGCTGGGGGCGGCCGGGGTCTGA